The following nucleotide sequence is from Pseudomonas sp. S09G 359.
TAGTCACCGCGGTCGAGCGCGGCGGCGGCTTCTGCTTCCAGCCACTTCACGGCTTGTTCGAGATGCGTGAGTAGGAGGGGCGCAGCCTGCTTGACCTGGGCGGGATGCACGACACGGATGCCCTTGATCATCTGGCGCACGTTAGGCGTCTTGGTCGGGTCTGGGAATCCTTGGGTGATATGCCACTGCGCCAGCGCGGCCAAACGCTGCTTAAGCGTGCTGATCGCATGCTTGTCGGCGTATTCAGCCAAGTAGCGAACGATACCGTCGCCTGTGGTGGGCAGGTAGCCGCCCCACGTCACTTCGAAGTGCTCGATCGCAGCTCGATAGCTTTTGCGGGTGTTCTCCCGGGTACCTGCCTTTAGGTACCGGTCAGCCTTATCCATCGAGCTTTGCCTTCAAAATCAGCGGTTTCTATTGGTTCGTTTCTTGGCGATTCCACTACCGTCGCCAGCCTGAGATGCATACCTGATGGAAGAACACTAACCTTCAGCTCGCTCCGGTTCCGCACCATAGTGTACGGCTAAAGTGCTCTCCATGTGCCCATCGATCTCGTCTAGACACTAGGCTCGACTTGAAATACCAGCTGGCAGGCAGGGGAGCATCTTGCAGAGTGCTTTGAAATCAGCATGCATTGCGTCGAATGGCGTATTGACATCAGTAAGCGGATCTTGGCCTACTCGCTGCAAATCTTGAATCTTAGAACGTGATCTAGTGGATGGAGGCCGCTGTTTTGAGCTGGGTCATGCTATCGAGTGATATCTAAAGCTAGAAAGGGAGTTCTTCGCATGTTCCTGAATGACCAGGAGACAGCTACCGACCTGCTGTATTACACGCCCATTGCCAAAACAGTGGAGCGCTTGCTCCGCGAATCGCGAGGAGCCCCGGTCACCATTGGCGTGCACGGGGACTGGGGGGCCGGTAAATCCAGCGTTCTAAGGATGACCGAGCAACTTCTTAAAGCTGATAAGCGAGTCTGCTGCATATGGTTCAACGGATGGACATTCGAAGGCTTTGAGGATGCGAAAACCGTCGTTATCCAGACCATCGTTGATGAACTGCGGCGTGCTCGCCCGGACTCAGCTAAGGTGGCCGACGCAGCGAAGAAGGTCTTGCGTCGCGTTGATTGGTTCAAGCTGGCCAAGCAAGCTGGTGGATTAGGGCTCACCGCGCTCACTGGCATTCCTAGCATTGACCAACTTAAGGGCGCGGTGGAGTCAATCACTGCGTTTGTGCAAAATCCAGGCGATCATTTGAGTATTGAGGGGCTCAAGGGCCTAGCTGAGAAGGCCGGCGGCTTCATCAAGGATGCTGAGAAGGAGTCTGAGCAGCTTCCCGAGCACATGCACAAATTCCGGGTCGAGTTTGAGGAGCTGCTGACGGCTGCAGACATTGACCAGTTGGTGGTCATCGTTGATGACCTTGACCGCTGCTTACCCAAGACAGCCATTGCCACGCTGGAGGCCATTCGGCTCTTCCTCTTCGTCAATCGGACAGCGTTCGTGGTGGGTGCTGACGAGGCCATGATCGAGTATGCGGTGCGCGAGCACTTCCCAGACCTTCCACAAGGTGCGGGGCCAGTGACCTATGCACGTAACTACCTCGAGAAGCTAATCCAGGTACCGTTCCGGATCCCAGCGCTTGGACTGGCAGAGACCCGTAGCTACATCACGCTGCTTCAGCTCGAAAGCTTCGTCAGGACGGATGACGATCGATTCAAAAAACTTTTGCACACCGCCCAGCAGGACATGCTTAGGCCGTGGAAGAGCACGGGCCTAGATCGCAAAGCTGTGGCTGGCGCTTTCGGCAGCCCGCTTCCCGACTTTGCCCAGGAGGCGTTGGACACCAGTGCCTTGCTGGCGCGGATTCTAAGCGAGGGCACCCGAGGCAATCCGCGACAGATCAAACGTTTCCTCAACTCCATGATGTTGCGTTACGCCGTTGCCGATGCGCGAGGTTTTGCAGAGGACATCCGTCGGCCGATACTTGCGAAAATCATGCTGGCTGAGCGTTTTAATCCTGACTTTTATGAGCAACTGGCCAGGATCGCGAGTGTGGAGGCGGACGGTACAGTACCCGCCATAGCCGAGCTAGAAAAACGGGCGAACAAGTCTAAAGCGGCCGCCTCAGAGCCGGAGGAAGGGAAAAGCTCAGCGAAGCTCAAGGCTGTGGCCCGCTCCGGCGATGTGAACGATTGGGAAAAGAGCGACTGGATCAGCAATTGGGCGGCGATCGAACCCACGCTCACCGGCGTTGATCTGCGCCCCTACATCTTCGTGACCCGCGACAAGCGTAGTTCCCTAATGGGGCAGGTCGCAGTGGGGCATCTCGAGGCGCTTGTCGACAAGCTGATGGGCCCGCCATTGCAGATCCGGCAGGCGGCCACGAAGAAAGAGATCTTGGGATTGGCTGAGGTTGATGCCGAAACGGTTTTCGACGCACTTCGAGATCAAATAATCCAGGCGGACAGTTTTGCGGATCAACCCAAGGGCGTGCCGGGCCTGATTGAACTCGTCAAGCAGCGTCCTGCGTTACAGAAGCGCTTAGTCGAGTTCATCCGATCGCTGCCCACGCCGAAGCTGGGAATGTGGGCTCCCGCCCCATGGCATGAGTGCCTTAAAGACACTGCTGCTATCCATGGCCTTGAGGGGATTTTGAGAGGCTGGAGTCAGCAAGTCGAGAACGAAACGCTTCAGAAGGCAGCCAAGCGCGTACTTGAATTCAGCGGGAAATCATAAGGATTCATATGGGTACCTCCAAAGGATATGGAGGCCCAAGCTCTGGCTTGGTGCCCTCCTGGATTGATGATGTATCGCAACCAGCAGCTCCGTCGGCCCAACCAAGTGGGCCAGGCCAATCTAATCCGTCTCAGCCTGGTTCTACGCCTTCACAGCCAGCCTCATCTCCGTTGGCGGCGGTCAACAACGACGGCACTGGCTCACTTAGGGGCGCTCGCAACAGCTTCACGCGATTCGCCCGCACTGGAAGCCCCAGCGATTTGGGGAATGCCTTGTCTTCCTATGTACGCAAGGGCGTGGGTGGATCAGCGAGAGGTGCGCGCCGCATGGGCACATCTCGCGATACCGCAGGGAAGCTGCTCACCATCTTCGGAGGCGTTCAGCGCAACGGGGCTGCGGAAACTCTGCGACGGTTGCAGCTTACGGTTGCCCCAGGGCAACCGGCCTCCCAGGTGCTGCTCGCGCTGCTTGAGTTCATCTGCCCCCCTGGCGGAGCGATAGACGAGGGCGTTGCTCGCCAAGCCGCGCTCAATACTATTGCCGAGTTGGACGATGCGGGCAGCGGCAGCTTTGAAGACATGACTGATTCTGATCGCCAGAACTTCTTCCTAGATTTCGTCGCGAACTCAATTGAGAGCATGATCATGGCGGACTTGGGGGGCAGGGGCATAACCATGCCGGATGATGTGGAGGCAGTCGAACGGATTCAATCCCAGCTGAGTTCCTTCATCACGGGCTGTACACGGGGTCAGCTCGCCAACCGGTTGGAGCAATGGCCGGCGCCCACAGACCAGGAGGTCAATCAAGTCACCTCTGCGATCTATGAGGCAGCGTTCGACCTTATTGCGTCTGCAGCGGAGAGTCTGGAATGAGACGTCACAGCGTTATCTGCCGACTTGGCAAAACGGATGACCAGGATTTAGTGCTGCTCGAGGCAGGGAGCGTCGCCACCAATATCCAGTTTATCGACGGGGATGGGCTACTGAGGTATGGGATTGGTCAAGCGATTGAACAGTTGGCCGATCTCGGCCTGAGTCCAGGAGAGACTGCGGTTGATCTTGCACTTCTGGCAGCAACCCTTACCGCGGCAGACACCAGAATCTCGCGGGATACTGAATCTGAGAACGCCTGGACGAGGGAGATTGACTTGTATGTACCCGTTGCAAATCCTGCAGCATGGGCAGACGCCTCCGACATGCTGGCCTCGACCCTGAAATTCCTCACCGGGGATCGATGGCGCCTTGTCTTCCGAGAGCGGCCCCTTGGTGTCGATGAACTATCTCCCGCACCGGAGAGCTTGAGGACGGATGAGTCTGACAGCGTTTGTCTGTTCTCGGGTGGTATGGACAGCTTCATCGGGGCGATCAACCTTCTCGGGGCTGGCAGCAAACCCTTGCTTGTGAGTCACTATTGGGACACCAACAGCACCAGCACCTATCAGAACGATTGCCGGGCGGCGTTGCAGGAGAGGTTTTCACAGACCTCGATCAACCATGTCCAGGCACGCGTGGGATTCCCGAACGATCTGGTGGAAGGAGGGGGCAGCGAAGATACGCTTCGCGCGCGGTCGTTTCTGTTCTTTGCACTGGCAGCAATGGCCGCGGAGGCTATAGGCGACTCGATAACCATCCATGTGCCTGAAAATGGCCTGATTTCCCTGAACGTCCCCCTGGATCCTCGTCGCTTGGGTGCATGCAGCACGCGCACGACCCACCCTTACTACATGGCGCGGGTGAACGAGCTCTTTGCGCGTCTGGGGCTGAGCACAAAGCTCTTCAATATGTTCAGCCATCTCACCAAAGGTCAGATGGCTGAGCAATGCCTAGATCAGGCATTCCTCGCCGATCACGTGCATCTCACAATGTCGTGCTCTTCACCAGGAAAAGCGAGGTACCATCCCGACCCATCAAATAGATCACCTAAGCACTGTGGGTTCTGCGTCCCCTGCATCATAAGGCGCGCAGCGATACATCGCGGTTGTGGGCCAGATCAGACCCGCTATGTCATACCGGACTTGCATGCTCAGGCACTGGACACTAATAGGGCCGACGGCGAACATGTGCGCTCCTTCCAGCTCGCAATCGCTCGACTAAAACGCGCACCGCACCGAGCCAAATTCTCAATCCATGAGCCCGGGCCTTTGATCGACCATCCTCAGAGCCTTCACGCCTTTGAACAGGTCTATCGGGATGGGCTGCTGGAGGTCGATGACTATCTTGAGGGTGTAATAGCCATACCACTATGAAACCGCCTAAAAACTCGATCCCAAAATGGGTGGATTTCCACTGCCATCTTGACCTTTACCCCGATCACGAGCGTCTCATCTTGGAGTGCGATCAGGCAGAGGTGGCCACGTTGGCCGTGACAACGACGCCTAAAGCATGGCGGCGCAATCGCGAGCTTGCGGCGTCGGCTCGGCATGTTCGGGTGGCTCTGGGCCTGCACCCCCAGTTGGTGGCAGAGCGCGAGTCGGAACTGCCCCTTTTGGAGCATTTGCTTGAGGAGACCCGATACGTTGGAGAAGTGGGGCTCGATGCTGGGCCCCAGTTTTATCCAAGCTTCGACGCCCAAGAGAGGGTATTCAAGAGGGTGCTTGAGGCGTGTTCAGAGCAAGGCGGAAAGATCCTTACTGTCCACAGCGTTCGCAGCGTAAGCAAGGTGCTCTCCCATATCGAGCGCCTGCTCCCTATCGACAGGGGGACTGTAGTGCTTCACTGGTTCACCGGCTCTGCAAGTGAAGCTAAGAAGGCTTTGGAGCTTGGCTGCTATTTCTCGATCAACTCTCAGATGTTGGCCTCCGCCAAGCATCGCAAGCTTGTCGCGTCGCTGCCAAGTGATCGGCTTTTGACCGAGACTGATGGCCCGTTTGTGCAAAGCGGGGGGCTGCCTACCAGGCCGGCTACCGATATTCCCAAAACGGTACAGGCGTTGGCGCTGTTACGAGAGCAATCGAAAGAGGAAGCGGCTGCCCAGATCATCAGCAACTTGCGTGAGTTAGTACGTACTTAGAGCGTCGGTTGGGTTGCGTTATGGCCAGCCATGCGAATATTGGACTCAAGCAAAACTAACTGCAGTTTCATGCGCACGATTTAGTTTTCACAAATACTTATACGTTAATTATTGAAATGGATGGCGGAATGTCCAGAAAGGATTTGTACAACGCAGTATATGATCGGTTGACAATTTTTTTCCCTGAGCAGCCTTGGATTAAGGCTATAGAAAAATATGGCAACAATCCTCCAGCCCATACACTTGGAGAGAGTTTTATCTCATATGGCCTGTTTATTTTTCACACAAAGGGTCTTGATAGTTGCGATGAGTACGACCGCAACGCGCTAGCGGAAGCATTTTTTTATACTCAGAAAATCCTAGAGTTGTATAATCGCATTGAGGCAAGTAAGAAGGCTCACTACAAGGCCAGATTTAAAGCTGCCTTTGAGGCCTCTAATGACATGCGCGCATTGGCGTTTGAAACCTTTGTATATTTTACGCTTGTTCATTACGGTTGGAATGTAGATTGCAAAGATGACAGAGATGCGGGAGAGACATATGACTACCTGGCTTGCCGAGATGAAAATCGAGTAGAAGTTGAATGCAAATCCTTTTCTTATGATAAAGGGTTAGTTATAAGTTCTGGGGAGGCTCAAAAGCTAGCAAGTGGAATATTGAACAACTTCACAGCCACTTACGAGCAAAGCAAAAAACAACTCAGCATCGTCACCATAAAAGTGATCGAAAAGCTACCGCAAAATCCTGTAATGCTTGCTAAAGTATGCACTGAGATCTGTGAGCACATATCATCTGGCCAAAATATCCAACGTGAAAAATACTCCGTGACTACTGAAGTACATTTTGATGTCCCGGATATTCCAAACGGCGCACCAAGTATTATTCCTGTTAAGTCCTCGGATATGGAATTACTGTGCATGATGCCTCAGACCACCAGCGATGATAGTGTAACGTGCTTACGAATTACCACAATCAGCACGAACGCCTCCTGGCGGGAGTTTGAAAAAACTTGTAAGGATGCCGCAAAAAAGCAATTAACCAAGGTAAATCCAGGGGTGATAGTTGTTCATGTTTCCAACTTAGACGCAATATCCGCGATGCTGAGGGATGGCCGGCTAAGATTAAAAATTAATAATATCTTCAATCAGCCCCACCTAGTTGAAATAATTTTGGTTTCCAACTCTGGTGTGTACGAGCGGGATAAATACCCCTATTTGGAACTGCGTCCTTATATACGCAGCTTTACCAATGATAGATCTGAGTTTGAATGGAAAATCAAGCTCTTTTCTTCTAAAGAATAACTGTGTTATCTAGGGGGTGTGCCGAAGCATTGGTTTGGCGGAAGCAGTTAAGCGCTGAATATGGTCATCCTGCGCTTTACTCTATTTCATCATTGGACGCTTCCTGTAATGTCATCTTCATCTCTTCCAACGCATGAGCCAAAAGGGAAGTCCTCACTCGCATCCCCGCAACTGGGGGGCAAACGCTTGGTGGTGACGGAGCAGGGAGGGCTCTTCAGAAAACTGCAGGTACCGCTACTCTTGCCTTAGTCGGTTATCCAGTCAGCACTCAAGTGGCAGGCAAGACAGTCGTGCAGGTTTGCGGTTGTGCAGGGAATAGATCCAAGCCCCAGCTACCGCCGCAGCACGCTGGCGCGAGATTTTTCGCCGCTCAGCATGTTTAGGTGTAACGAACTACCCACCGTTCACGATTAGCGAAAGTTTGGCACGTCACCCGCTTAGTCTAAAAGCAACGAACAGTGCCATTCCAGTGAGCAGGTAGCCTCCCCACATCACTTCGAAGTGCTCGATCGCAGCTCGATAGCTTTTGCGGGTGTTCTCACGTGTACCTGCCTTTAGGTACTTGTGATTCTTGCCCATCACGTTTCGCCTTCAGAATCTGCGTGATCCCAGCATTCCACGCTTTTAGCGGCACCTAAAGGCCTTTTCGACTGTGAAGAAGCCATAAGACATTATTATAGCTTTCTATGATCAGCATGATATAGAAGCTAGCTTTGTGATAACGTGCTACGTAAATACGTGACACGTAATACACCACGAAATCGTAGGAGGTCTCATGGCGCGCGGCGGCATAAACAAGGCAGTTGTACAAAAAGCTCGGCAGTCGTTGCTCGCCAAGGGCATGTACCCGAGCATTGACGCCGTGCGCGTTGAGCTTGGAAATACGGGCTCAAAAACCACTATTTCCCGCTATTTGAAGGAGATCGAGTCCTTTGACCCGCGCCCGCCGTCGTCCCGGGATCGAATGGGAGAAGAGCTTGCAGCGATGGTTGGAAGCCTTCTGGAACGGCTGATGGAGGAGGGGGATGAGTCGATCGAACAGGCTCGATCAGCTTTCGATTTACAGCGCGTCGGGCTTGAGGCGCAGATCGCTAGCCTGCAATCTGAGTTGACCGCTGCACGTCGGCAGCTGGACGCTCAGCAAGCAGCTATTGAAGCTCAAACAGCTGACCTTCAAACCACGCAGTCTTCGCTTCAGGCTGAGCTGACGCGCAACGCCGGGATCAGCCAGCGCTGTACTGATCTTGAAGCTTTGGTCGGTGACAGGGATAAACAGATCCAATCCCTCGAGGAGAAGCATGTTCATGCGCGTGGCGCCCTGGAGCATTACCGGGAGTCCGTGAAAGAACAGCGCGATCAAGATCAACGACGCCATGAATCCCAGCTACATGAGTCCCAGGTGGAGCAGCGCAAGCTTCAGGAAACCCTGGTGCTGAAACAGGATGACCTGACACGCCTGAACCGTGACAACGAGCGGTTGCTGGGAGAGTCCCGTCAGCAGGTCAAGACACTCCATGCACATGAAGCCCGCATTCAGGCTCTGACTGGAGAGATTCAAGGTTTGAAGCTGGCCGAAGCGAAATCCGCCGGCATCTCCGAGCAGCTCCAGGAACAGATCGCTACGCTTCGACAAGATGCCAAGGCGCTCAGTGAGGCTGCAACCCAGAGCAGCAAGCGTGAGCTCGAGGTTCGATTGTTGCTAGCAGCTGCCCAGTCGGAGACTGAGCACTTGCGCCGACTACACGAGCCTGATCTGGAGGATCAGGATCCAAACTCACCTACAACTCAGCCTAAGAGCAAGCCATCCAGGAAGTGATCCATGGACTCTTTGACCGCACCACCTACGTGTCACAATGTTGGCCTGTCAGGATTCAGCCTCGCGCACCGGCAGCTAAGCACAATGCTTACCGGCCGTGATCGCCAGAGATTGATTGTGCAAATCGGCAAATCAAGCAGCTTGATGCCAGCGTCGCAATCACCCATCCCAGCGCAAACTTGCAGCGCCGCGATGTTGTAATCGAGAGCGACAGCTGCTGACGACGTCTGCCAAGCGTCAGCGGGGGGGGGGTAGGGTGCTTAAGTCCTACTGAGTGCCCCACTCGACAAATCCTGTGGGGACGGTATGGTCATATACCGGCCCACGGTGACTGCTTCCAACGGTTTGGCCTGTGCGAACTCATTAGGTAAACCCATGATTTCAGCTGTTGTCTTTGACGCCTTTGGCACCCTGGTCGACCTCCGAAGCAAGCGTCATCCTTTCAGGCAATTACTCAAGGAAGGAATCGTCGGTGGCCGCCGAGCCAGCCCGGAGGATGTGCGGGTTCTGATGAGCAACCCATGGTCGCTGAAGGACGCTGCGGATCAACTGGCTATCCGCGTATCGCCCACTCGCCTGCAAGCACTACAGGACGATCTGGATCGCGAAGTCGCATCGATAACTGCGTTCGAGGATGGCATTGAGGCGGTTGCTTTGTTGCGCGCAGAGGGCGTGCGAGTAGGCCTATGCTCCAACCTTTGCGAGCCTTATGGGGCCGCTGTCCTTCAAGCGTTTCCTGATCTCGATGGGTACGCCTTCAGCTATCAGGTCGGGGCGATGAAACCGGACGCCGTGATCTACCAGTCCATCTGCAATGCATTGCAGGTTAAGCCCGGGCACCTGTTCGGCGATCAGCATGACCAGATCGCGATGGTGGGCGACTCGCTGAAATGCGATCAAGATGGGCCCAGGGCAGTAGGGATGCTTGGGTTTCATTTGGGCAGGTCGGGCAGGGGGGGCGTGC
It contains:
- the qatA gene encoding Qat anti-phage system ATPase QatA is translated as MFLNDQETATDLLYYTPIAKTVERLLRESRGAPVTIGVHGDWGAGKSSVLRMTEQLLKADKRVCCIWFNGWTFEGFEDAKTVVIQTIVDELRRARPDSAKVADAAKKVLRRVDWFKLAKQAGGLGLTALTGIPSIDQLKGAVESITAFVQNPGDHLSIEGLKGLAEKAGGFIKDAEKESEQLPEHMHKFRVEFEELLTAADIDQLVVIVDDLDRCLPKTAIATLEAIRLFLFVNRTAFVVGADEAMIEYAVREHFPDLPQGAGPVTYARNYLEKLIQVPFRIPALGLAETRSYITLLQLESFVRTDDDRFKKLLHTAQQDMLRPWKSTGLDRKAVAGAFGSPLPDFAQEALDTSALLARILSEGTRGNPRQIKRFLNSMMLRYAVADARGFAEDIRRPILAKIMLAERFNPDFYEQLARIASVEADGTVPAIAELEKRANKSKAAASEPEEGKSSAKLKAVARSGDVNDWEKSDWISNWAAIEPTLTGVDLRPYIFVTRDKRSSLMGQVAVGHLEALVDKLMGPPLQIRQAATKKEILGLAEVDAETVFDALRDQIIQADSFADQPKGVPGLIELVKQRPALQKRLVEFIRSLPTPKLGMWAPAPWHECLKDTAAIHGLEGILRGWSQQVENETLQKAAKRVLEFSGKS
- the qatB gene encoding Qat anti-phage system associated protein QatB; its protein translation is MGTSKGYGGPSSGLVPSWIDDVSQPAAPSAQPSGPGQSNPSQPGSTPSQPASSPLAAVNNDGTGSLRGARNSFTRFARTGSPSDLGNALSSYVRKGVGGSARGARRMGTSRDTAGKLLTIFGGVQRNGAAETLRRLQLTVAPGQPASQVLLALLEFICPPGGAIDEGVARQAALNTIAELDDAGSGSFEDMTDSDRQNFFLDFVANSIESMIMADLGGRGITMPDDVEAVERIQSQLSSFITGCTRGQLANRLEQWPAPTDQEVNQVTSAIYEAAFDLIASAAESLE
- the qatC gene encoding Qat anti-phage system QueC-like protein QatC, which produces MRRHSVICRLGKTDDQDLVLLEAGSVATNIQFIDGDGLLRYGIGQAIEQLADLGLSPGETAVDLALLAATLTAADTRISRDTESENAWTREIDLYVPVANPAAWADASDMLASTLKFLTGDRWRLVFRERPLGVDELSPAPESLRTDESDSVCLFSGGMDSFIGAINLLGAGSKPLLVSHYWDTNSTSTYQNDCRAALQERFSQTSINHVQARVGFPNDLVEGGGSEDTLRARSFLFFALAAMAAEAIGDSITIHVPENGLISLNVPLDPRRLGACSTRTTHPYYMARVNELFARLGLSTKLFNMFSHLTKGQMAEQCLDQAFLADHVHLTMSCSSPGKARYHPDPSNRSPKHCGFCVPCIIRRAAIHRGCGPDQTRYVIPDLHAQALDTNRADGEHVRSFQLAIARLKRAPHRAKFSIHEPGPLIDHPQSLHAFEQVYRDGLLEVDDYLEGVIAIPL
- the qatD gene encoding Qat anti-phage system TatD family nuclease QatD, which produces MKPPKNSIPKWVDFHCHLDLYPDHERLILECDQAEVATLAVTTTPKAWRRNRELAASARHVRVALGLHPQLVAERESELPLLEHLLEETRYVGEVGLDAGPQFYPSFDAQERVFKRVLEACSEQGGKILTVHSVRSVSKVLSHIERLLPIDRGTVVLHWFTGSASEAKKALELGCYFSINSQMLASAKHRKLVASLPSDRLLTETDGPFVQSGGLPTRPATDIPKTVQALALLREQSKEEAAAQIISNLRELVRT
- a CDS encoding DNA-binding protein, which codes for MARGGINKAVVQKARQSLLAKGMYPSIDAVRVELGNTGSKTTISRYLKEIESFDPRPPSSRDRMGEELAAMVGSLLERLMEEGDESIEQARSAFDLQRVGLEAQIASLQSELTAARRQLDAQQAAIEAQTADLQTTQSSLQAELTRNAGISQRCTDLEALVGDRDKQIQSLEEKHVHARGALEHYRESVKEQRDQDQRRHESQLHESQVEQRKLQETLVLKQDDLTRLNRDNERLLGESRQQVKTLHAHEARIQALTGEIQGLKLAEAKSAGISEQLQEQIATLRQDAKALSEAATQSSKRELEVRLLLAAAQSETEHLRRLHEPDLEDQDPNSPTTQPKSKPSRK
- a CDS encoding HAD family hydrolase, producing the protein MISAVVFDAFGTLVDLRSKRHPFRQLLKEGIVGGRRASPEDVRVLMSNPWSLKDAADQLAIRVSPTRLQALQDDLDREVASITAFEDGIEAVALLRAEGVRVGLCSNLCEPYGAAVLQAFPDLDGYAFSYQVGAMKPDAVIYQSICNALQVKPGHLFGDQHDQIAMVGDSLKCDQDGPRAVGMLGFHLGRSGRGGVRDLVQFAQLVIESRRHRLP